The genomic stretch CTCGGGGATCGCCAGCCCGGCCCGCCCGGCCCGGCGCACCAGCGCGGCACCCCATGCGGCGGCCGGCTGCGACCGGGACACGCCCTCGGTCGGTGACCGGCGCTGCTTCTCCGCCTTCTTGATCTCCTCCCACCCGGCCTCGACCTGCGCGACGTCCCGCGGTCCGGCGTCCCCGAACACGTGCGGATGCCGGCGCACCAGCTTGTCGACCAGGTCACCGGCGACGTCGTCGACGTCGAATCGCCGGTCGGGCGCGGCCTCGGCGGCCACCCGCGCGTGGAACACGACCTGCAGCAGGACGTCGCCGAGCTCCTCGCGCATGGCCGCCGGGTCGTCGTCGACGATCGCGTCGTAGGCCTCGTGCGCCTCCTCGAGGAGGTAACCCCGCAGCGAGGTGTGGGTCTGCTCGGCGTCCCACGGGCAGCCGCCCGGCGAGCGCAGCCGGTCCATCACGGAGGCGACCTCCAGCAGCCGGGCGCCGGGGGGCTCGGGAGCGCCGGGCACCACGGGCACGCCGGCGGGCGCCTCGTCCGGCGCGGTGAGGACCACGACGTCACCGGCCAGCCCGTCGAGCGAGGCCAAGTCGGCGACGTCCCAGCCCTCCGCCCGCAGCGCCGCTGCCGTGCCCGCGGCACCCGGCAGCGCCGCCAGCGGCGCTCCCGACGAGATCGCCCGCCAGCCGGCGGGGCGGAGCAGGCCGGGGAGGCGAGGGCTGACGGTGACGGCGAGCGCGACGGGCACCCGGTCAGTCTCCGTGACCGGGACGAGGGCTACTCGGCGGCTCCGCCGCGATGTCGTCGTCCTCGAGCAGGTCCACCACGCCGCCCTCGTCGGGCACCAGGCGGAACCCGTCGAGCACGCCGAACCGCGGGTTGACGGTGATCTCGAGGTCGTCCTGCACCTCGGTCACCAGCTCGCCGGCCGCCGCGTCGACCTCGTCGGCGGCCGTGGCCTCCAGCTGCGGCCGGAGCTCCTCGAACGGCGGGTAGACCAGGCCCTCGACGAAGGTGACGACCACGCCGCCGGTCTCGGGGACGGGGGTGGCGAAACCGCTGCCCGGCTCGGCGGTCGTGATGCCCTCGGCGAGCACCGACGGCAGCTCGTCGGCGCCCCGCTCCTCCAGCGCCGGCAGCGTGTAGGCGCCGGGGTACTGCGCCGCAATGGTCGGGTAGGCGGCAGGTGTGGCGGTGATCTGGGCCAGGACGGCGGTGGCCGTCGCCTCGTCCGGCACGGCGATGTAGCCGAAGGAGTACTCGGCGAAGTCGCCCTTGATCTCCTCGTACCGAGCCCGCAGCGCCTCGACGCCCAGTGGGTCGGCGCGGCCCTCGGCCTCGGCGACGGCCCGGCGGATCAGCCGCTGGCGGACGCTCTCGAACACGTCGGCGCGCCCGATGCCCTGCTGCGCCAGGTCACCGAAGACGGTGTCGGGGTCGCCGTCGCCGAGCAGGTCGTCGATCTCGGCCCGGACGTCGTCGCCGTCGACCTCGACGCCGTAGCGGGCGGCCACCTCGGTGTACACCTGCTCCTGCACGAGCACGGTGAGCACCCGGCGGGTGAAGGCGTCCTGGTCGGCGGCCACCGCGGCGGCGACGGTCTCGTCCTGCGTCCGCTCGTCCATGGCGGCCTCGAGCTCGGCCACGGTGATCTGCTCGTCGCCCACGTACGCGGCGACGTTGGGCGAGGTCCGGCAGGCGGTCAGCCCGAGGGGGACGGTCAGCAGGAGCCCGGTGACGACCATCCGGGCGGCGCGACGCTTCAGCACGACGGCGAGGTTGCCACATCGGCAGCGACCTCCGCCGCAGGCGGAGTGGGAGGGGCGCACTTTCCGCGCCCTGGCACTCCGCTCAGCTGGCCGCGGCGACCGGGGTCTCCAGGACGGCGGTCAATGTGGCGTGCAGGTTCTCCAGCAGTGCGACGTCGCGCAGCGGCGTGCGGCGGTCGGGGCCGACGGGCACCTTCAGCGAGATGGTCTCCACCGCCGCCTTGTACGAGGCGCCCTCGGCCAGGCGGGCCAGCCGCATCTGCTTGGACTCCGGCAGCGCGACCGGGCTGATCCGGATCGCGCGACCCTGCAGCGACACCTCGGTGATGCCGAGCGCCCGCATCGCCACCCGGAACCGGGCGACCGCGACCAGGTTGAGCACCGGCGCGGGCGGGGCGCCGTACCGGTCGGTGAGCTCGTCGAGCACGGCCTGCGCCTGGGCGTCGTCCTGGATCGAGGCGACCTTGCGGTAGGCCTCCATGCGCAAGCGCTCCCCCGGCACGTAGTCGTGCGGGAGGTGGGCGTCGACCGGCAGGTCGACCCGGACCTCGACCGGCTCCGCCGGGGCCGACTCACCGGTGACCTGGGCGCGGTAGTCGGCCACGGCCTCGCCGACCAGCCGGACGTAGAGGTCGAATCCCACGCCGGCGATGTGGCCGGACTGCTCGCCGCCGAGCAGGTTGCCCGAGCCGCGGATCTCGAGGTCCTTCATGGCCACCGCCATGCCGGCG from Blastococcus sp. PRF04-17 encodes the following:
- a CDS encoding MazG family protein yields the protein MPVALAVTVSPRLPGLLRPAGWRAISSGAPLAALPGAAGTAAALRAEGWDVADLASLDGLAGDVVVLTAPDEAPAGVPVVPGAPEPPGARLLEVASVMDRLRSPGGCPWDAEQTHTSLRGYLLEEAHEAYDAIVDDDPAAMREELGDVLLQVVFHARVAAEAAPDRRFDVDDVAGDLVDKLVRRHPHVFGDAGPRDVAQVEAGWEEIKKAEKQRRSPTEGVSRSQPAAAWGAALVRRAGRAGLAIPEPAQLSARSPEELGERLLSVVTAAEQRGWDVEDALREAVRRYAGELDAEAAARPPGE
- a CDS encoding SurA N-terminal domain-containing protein, which translates into the protein MLKRRAARMVVTGLLLTVPLGLTACRTSPNVAAYVGDEQITVAELEAAMDERTQDETVAAAVAADQDAFTRRVLTVLVQEQVYTEVAARYGVEVDGDDVRAEIDDLLGDGDPDTVFGDLAQQGIGRADVFESVRQRLIRRAVAEAEGRADPLGVEALRARYEEIKGDFAEYSFGYIAVPDEATATAVLAQITATPAAYPTIAAQYPGAYTLPALEERGADELPSVLAEGITTAEPGSGFATPVPETGGVVVTFVEGLVYPPFEELRPQLEATAADEVDAAAGELVTEVQDDLEITVNPRFGVLDGFRLVPDEGGVVDLLEDDDIAAEPPSSPRPGHGD